From Diospyros lotus cultivar Yz01 chromosome 4, ASM1463336v1, whole genome shotgun sequence, a single genomic window includes:
- the LOC127799442 gene encoding NAC domain-containing protein 83-like: MFTEKRIVVAGNGEVKLPVGFRFRPTDEELVVRYLKPKFHSLPLPASVIPEADDVFNTDPWDLSGDPREKRYFFSRRRWDANRCRGTTTGCGHWKAVGKEKYIMSKQQQAVLGIRKTLVFRHGHGRQPRESTTQWVMHEYRLLLGSETTVNSSSSQKSGGEREEWVVCGTYQRRMKPRKNKGG, from the exons ATGTTTACGGAGAAGCGGATCGTCGTCGCCGGAAATGGCGAAGTCAAACTGCCGGTTGGCTTCCGTTTCCGTCCCACCGACGAAGAGCTCGTGGTTCGCTACCTGAAGCCGAAGTTCCATTCTCTTCCGCTGCCGGCTTCCGTCATCCCCGAGGCCGACGATGTTTTCAACACCGATCCCTGGGACCTCTCAG GTGATCCGAGGGAGAAAAGGTACTTTTTCAGCAGAAGAAGATGGGATGCAAACAGATGCAGGGGAACTACTACGGGCTGTGGTCACTGGAAAGCCGTCGGCAAAGAGAAGTATATTATGAGCAAGCAGCAGCAAGCGGTGCTTGGGATCAGAAAAACACTGGTTTTCCGCCATGGCCATGGGAGGCAACCTCGCGAGTCAACAACTCAGTGGGTCATGCATGAATACCGCCTTCTTCTGGGCTCTGAAACCACCGTCAACTCATCATCATCTCAG AAAtctgggggagagagagaagagtggGTCGTTTGTGGAACATATCAGAGGAGAATGAAACCCAGAAAGAATAAAGGGGGCTAA